The genomic DNA CCTAAGAAAAAACGCAGTGCCCCTCGGGCTCCTGCGTAAACGGCACCTGCTCCTTTAACTCCTGTGCCGGCCAAAAGTGCGGCAGTTTCGGGTCCTGCGGCCCGGGCGGTGCCTGCGTCTGCGCCTCCGTCACGGGCGGCACGGGATTCTGCGTCAACGGCAACACGCCCTGCAGCTTGTTGTCCTCTTGCGATGACAACGGCAACTGCCCGCTGGGCGAGGTCTGCGCCGTCGACACATGCTGCGGGCGTAACGTGTGCATCAGGACGGACTCGTGCGGCGGGTTCAATTTGCCCGGAAGCCGCCTGTTTGCGCCGCCGGTCACGACGCAGAGGGGGGATGCGACGATTGGGTACCTGGCGGAAGACAATTAGCCGCGCCGGGCTTGCGTTCGACTGGGTGGAGGATGTAGGCGTGTTGGGTAGTCATTTTTGGCGTTGGATGAGACCACGAGGTAGTTACTTGGGCGCTAAGTTCGCCTGATGGGTGTGAAAACAGTGGGTATATTTAATGAGTGTGAGCTAGAATAGAAGATGATTTGTTAGAATTCAATCCCGCCGGTGTCAGATATATATGAAGTGACAAAGGGAGGCTATCTCTCGGAAGTGATCGAGATGCCATGTACTCTCTGCAGATACCATGAAGCGGCAATCTACGACGGGTAGCAACAATCTAGGCTCCAGGCCTTGATCTCATACGTCATAGATCATGAAGAGGGTCTTGAGAATGAAAAGATTGCCGGCAAGACTGTCAGCAATTAGTACACTGTTCAATGGGCGAGTGAACATCGATTTACATGTGAGTCGGCTTGCTGAGATTCGAAGCCTGGCCGTTTGATTATCACCTTTGTACTGTGCGAGTTCTGTCAGGGATCACAAAACCAACGTTGTCCTCAGAATCAGAGCTTGTCTCTgggtcctcctcctttctcttctctttaCGAGGCGCGCCGTGTACTGGCGTGTCGGCGGTCCATCcgggcgttggcgaggagtCCCGTAGTTTGAACCCTTCAAAGGAAAGGGTAGTGTCGCCGAGGATCAGCATCCGGGTGACGCCCTGGAACGCAGTGCAGGTCTCGTTGAAGTCGAGATATCCGTCGTCCATGACGGCAAGCCCGCCCGTCTTCTCATAGCCCTTCCAGGTGAAGTACACCCGTCTGAAGCCGCTGCGCTGCAGCGCGTTTGGCTCGCGCTTCttcagcggcggcaacgtccGAACCGGGGCGGGTTCCTGTCGTTCGCCATATAGCAAACGGTATGCGAGGTCTTCGGGTCGCTCGCGCAACCAAAGGTCtccgaggtcctcgacgcgCTCGCCCGACCAGCCCTCCTCTGTCTCCGATCTGACCAACTTCAGCTGCTCTTGGGAAAACGAGAGAATCATTGTGCCCTTGACAACGCCGAATTTCATATCGGCCACCAGGAAgccggcatcctcgacgGGGCGGGAAGCTGGTCTGATGTTTAGAGAAAAGGCCTCGCCGTAGTCGGGATAATCCTTCCATAACACAGGACACCCGACTAGGTACGAGCCAAGTACATCTTCGAGGCGCATCTCTGTGAAGCCTGTGCGATGCGCTTCCACTTGGTCGGGTTCCCCCCTACCatccgtctcctccttgtTCACCAGATAGTCCTGGTGTCGTTCGAAGGCATCCGCCCATTTGACGAAAACGTCTCTAAGATCCcgctcgtcctcctcttcctccccatCACCGTGCTCATTCATCCATTCAGCCATGCGACTGGTAACCTCACTCTGGTTCCAACCGATGACGCAAACCCCTCCTGATGAGGTGTGAATCTGGTGTTCAAAATGAAGCCCGTCGGTTGCTGCCGCCATGGTCTGAAGTGACCAAGCCACACCCAGGTCGACATTGGCCAAAAGCATTGCATGAGGCGTGACGCTACGTTCAGGTCTTCCGTCTTTCTCAAAATAAGCTTTCCTGAAAAGATCAATGTCGAAGGCGGCCTGCTGTTCAAGTCGCTCGTACCGAGCGAAGATGCCCTTACGATCCCTCCGGatctcttctctctcgcgAAAGGCCTTATCCATCTCGGCGGCCCTCCTACTCAGCGAGTCGCACTGGGACAACGTTAGACCCATGTCTTTAATGCTTCCTTAGGGGGCCGGTGTTGACAAACCGCACCCATCTTGACCAGCTCGCCAAGGTCACGACGTAGGCTGCTGCATGTCTTCATCTCCGGGTGGGATAAGCGGAGGTCGTAGAACCATGACTGCGTGGAGAACCACGCTTTATCCTTGAAGAGCTTTTGGCCCTCCGCTACCGCCTGGGCTCTCCTTTGGGCGTCCTCGATGGTGTCCGGGAAGCATAGTTCGCGGAGGCGGTCTACGTGTACGCGGGGGATGTGCTTGTATTCCAAGTTGCCATTCACATAGTCGTAGCCCAAGAAATGAGCTTTGTCGATCATTCGTTCCCGCTTGATGGCCTCTTTTCGTATTTCTGCCGTCATCTTGGCCCACCTGCTACACGTCGGGTGGTGTAGATGCGAAAGAcggatggggggggggttggatAAGTGACATGAAATTGTTCGATGCGTCCAAGCTTACGCTCCATAATAATAATGCATGCACAGAGATGTACAAGCGAAGATCAACCGACACGTCCGGCACGTGATTCTGCGTCGAACATTATCCCAGTTTGCAAAGAAGTCCTCGACTTTACTGTGAAGATAGTAAAGCAGGGAGAATTCTAGGGTCTAAAGACTTCGTGAAGTTTGTCCTCTAGACACAAGGTGGTGGCTAGGAAAACAGATGGTTTCAATTGGTTGACCATCTAAAAGGTCGGCCTAGAAGGGTGATCGATTGTCGGCTGAAGTAAAGCAAAAGCGGCTGCAAAAAGCCTTAATAATAGCCAGTTGCATTTAGACTTTTAAATGTTTGTACTAGATAAGACTTAATGAGAGTGAGTCAACGGTAAAGGAAATTTGCAGCTTACATCTTCTGACATTCTTTCTACCTAAACAGATGCAATGGTAGCCAAGCTATCATATTAGAGTGTTGGGCTGGTTCTATCATCTCCGCTTTGATGCGGGTTCCAAAACACGGCTTGGTGGCAGAGTGGTCTAATGCGCAAGACTAGAAATCTTGTTCCTTCGGGAGCGTCTGTTCGAATCAGGCCCAAGTCGTCGCGTAAACTTTTGCTTTTTCAATGGACATTAGCATCACCTGCTCAGACTGATAGAGTCCAGCACGAATAGTATGTCGTCTTGatttttgttgttgttgggaTATGCTACTTTCATTCTCATTTGCTGCTTGAGATGACCATTTCAACGCTTGCGGGTTAGTCTAATGCCCGACTTGTGCAATGTCGCAGGGTACACCAATGGACTATGATAGTGTTCAAGTTTTATTGTTCCAAACGCAAGAACGCATCAATGCTCGCTCGTCTTTGAATTCATTAATCATCAAATCTAGGTGCGCCCACGTCTAAAGCTTCCAAGACGGACCAAGCGAGGTGATTTCATCGTAAAGGAGACTGGCACGTCGTCAGCAAGGTGCGCTTATTGAATGAAATCCAATGGATGGGATGACTTACGTGGTGACAAAGTTGGCGTACTCTTCGCCCGTCACCTGCGGCCGCAGGTACTTGGCTGCCAGCTCGTACTTGTtgttcggcggcgacgcaTTGATCAGCTCGCTCGtcacgtcgtcgaggatgctgAGCATCGTCGTCTTGTCGAGTTTCGTGCCCTCGGCAGTGCTGACGCCGTGGCGGACCCATTGCCAGAGCTGCGTACGCGACACCTCGGCGGTAGCGGCGTCCTCCTGGAGAAGTTGGTTAGCTCCGGTTGCAAAAAAAGGGGGATGGGGGTTGCCATGTATTTCATGTCGAATCAAGGACGCACCATCAGGTAGTTAATGGCACTgcagccgacgccgcgcaGCCATCCCTCCATATACGCCAGCGTGATGTGCAGGTTCTTCCgcacgccgtcgtcggtgatTCTGCCGGGCACGACGGGGTTGAGGAGGTCGTCGCGCTTGACGTCCACCTCGGAGCGGACAAAGATCTGGTTCGCGGTGGGCATGTGCTCGTTGAAGACGTCGCTCGCGATGGACGCCAGCGCCGGGTGCGCGACCCAGGTGCCGTCGTGCCCGGCCAGCACCTCGCGGAGCTTGTCGGCGCGCACGCTGTCCATGGCCTTCGCGTtggcggccgggtcgtccTTGCGCGGGATGAGGGCCGCCATGCCGCCCATGGCGTGCACGCCGCGCTTGTGGCAGGTGCTGATGAGCAGCCTGACGTAGGCGTCCATGAAGGGGACCGTCATGGTCACGTCGGCGCGGTCCGGGAGGATGAAGCCCGGGCGGTTGCGGAAGCGCTTGAGGAAGGTGAAGATGTAGTCCCATCGGCCGCAGTTGAGGCCGGAGCTGTGGTCTCGGAGCTCGTAGATGATCTGGCGAGGATGTTTTTAGTGGGCGATCCTGGAGAGGAAACAGCCGCGAGCAATGATTGACAAATACATACCTCGTCCATCTCAAAGACGGCGCTGATGGTCTCGATGAGGACGGTGGCGCGGATCGTGCCCCGCGGGATCCCGACGTAGTCCTGCGCCGTGTTAAAGACGTCGTTCCACAACCTAGCTTCGAGGTGCGACTCCATCTTGGGCAGGTAAAAGTAagggccggcgccgcgggaGATGAGCTCCTTGGCGTTGTGGAAGAAGTACAGGCCAAAGTCGAAAAGGGCGCCGGAGATGGGCTCCCCGTCGACGGTGAAGTGCTTCTCGTCCAGATGCCAGCCGCGCGTTCTGGCGATCAACGTCGGAAGGGCGCGGTCGGTCCTCAGCTTGTACTCCTTCTCGCCGAGGCGGAAGTCGACctggcggcggacggcgtcgtACAAGTTGGCTTGGCCGTAGATCATGTTATCCCAGGTAGGGCCGTTGGAGTCTGAATCGTGTAAGCTAGTTGACTCTCCCCTTGCTTGGCTTCTGGCCCTTTTGATCATGGGCACAACCAACCTTCAAAGTCGGCCATGTAGGCCCACACGTCCGAGTTGAGCGCGTTGACGACCATCTTCCTGTCCGTGGGCCCGGTGATTTCGACCCTGCGATCAACCaagcccggcgccggcgcagcGCCCTTCCAGTTCTTGTCATCGCGGATGTGTCTTGTCTCCGGGAGGAAGTCGGGCAGGCGCCCTTTGTCTGTCTCGACCTGGCGTTCTTCACGGAGCTTCAAGAGGTGTCTGCGGGTGGGCTCGAAACTGCGGTGCAAGATGGCGAGGAActtgacggcgtccttggtGAGGATGCGGCGGGAGGCGTCGTTGCCGGCGCCCAGGATGGAGACGCTGTCTAGCGTCGATGTTGTTGATTGAGACATATTCTGGAATTTTCAAGTCTGCAACACAGATAGAGAAGAACTATTTCCCTTTCTCAAGCAATTTACAAAAACAACCTGCTCTTATATCACTGAGGGGACTCATCAAGTGGCACCGCCTGATGTTAAGTACCCCTTTCCACGGTTAATGGCGCATCTCCCTAACGCTCGGCTCTCTTCCGATGGTGTTCTATGTGTCTCCTGGTATTTGGTGAAGCCTCTCGGCTCGGTATCCGAACCGGAGACGGGTGAGATCCGATTGGCTCCACTCGCCCTGACTTTCCGCCCACGGCCGAACGGaaaggatggatggatgactGCCTCTCCGTTTCCAGACCTATGCTTCACACGTCATTTCCAAGCCTTATTCCCGTGAACCGAATGTGATTTGAGACTCAATAGCTTTATTTGTCATCCAACATTAATTGCTGCTATTGCTACTATTGCTACTATGACCCGTAACCTCCCGGggccatcatcttctccaATTCGGCCCAGTCCAGCTGATCGACTCCGGTGAGGGGGAGCGTGGGATCGTTGAAACTGTTGTAgatgccctcggcggcctccagCCCAAACGCCTGCTCGAGGTTCTCATCCAGGTTCAAGCCGAACAGCGTATCCGCGCCGTAGGTATCTGCGTCGGGGCCCCCAAACATCTCGCCCTCCCACGACGGgaccgaggagctcggcgtcggcgtcgtcaggGGCATCTGGGACGCCGATGGCTGCTGGTCCGACTGCCCCGGCAACACGGACCCGGGGGTGTTCCCCGCATGGGGCACCCcgccggcttcttccccGGATTCTCCCATCTGCACGTCGTGGTCCTTGTCGAACGCCACCACGTTGACCCACACGTGGGCCGAGAACTGCCGGACGTCCTTGAgccgctgcgccgccgcGTTGTTGCCAGCCTGGGAAAGGTACTCCATGAACTCGATGGCCTGGAACAGctcctgcggcggcggcttctggCTGTCGTTCTTGTGCGCGAAGCCGCGCATGATCAGGACGAAGGCGGCCGCGAAAGCCGCGTCTaggtcgaagaaggcgaaAGGCGCTGTGTTTCCTGTCAATCTTCTGTTGTTCAGCGACAGTGGCGAGACTACTAACCGATTTCCTCTTGCCTCTGCATGGCCATGAGGATCCGAATGATCCTCAACGCCGATTCGTTGCAGAGCAGGCAGAGCTGAGAGATGGCAGACGACACCGACCCTTGTTTTTCCGTCTTCTGGACCTTGTCTTTGACCTTTTGGAGCAAAATGGGCCTGATGCAAAGAATGATTGCCTTTGGGCGGATTACGATTAGTACAATTCTTGACGCAGGAAGCAAAataaaaagaaaagaagaaaaaaaagaagccCACAAGACCAGTAGAATTCTCAGATCAACACTTACCTGGAACAGCCTCAGATAGAGTGATGCGCCCGCTCTGGTGACCTCGAACTGCTTGTTACTGAAATCAATGGCAAGGTTTGCCGGGATAGATCGGCCGGTATCATGGAGCGATTGCAGAAGATTCCGCATCTTCCTGACCAGATCGGCCTGCGACAAAGCACCTCTACTATATAATGCTGTGGTTGAATCCCAGTCAGCTGCTTCAATCATGCCAATGGATGATGGGGAGTGACAAAGGATGCCCTAATCACACTTACACGACATGATCTCGCCCGTTGTTCGGGCAATTTGCACATTAACGTTCAGCGGCTCTGGCGAGTCGAAGCCCGGCGATGGTCCGGGGAGATCGAAGGAAAGGTGGCGGTCGTCGACCGAAGCCGGACGCCCAAGTCCCGCGGATATTCGTCTGGGTAGTTGGGGAATAAAGTGAGCTCACGCCATTTTTCTTCGGTTTAGCATGGAGACTTACTGGTCGAGCATGTACACGGTCCACCACACCCGCATCCGATGTGCTCTTTCTGAGGGGAGGCACTTTTGCTCTGAGAAGGGCAAGTTGCAGCCCAGAGTCAGAGCAAGCCGCACGGTTGTTCCCACCTGGGATTTGCGTTAGCCAATTCGTCGTCGCTCAATGACGTATATGGGATTGCTCTCTTACGAAGAAATAGGAATCGTTCTTCCTGTCGTTCCACTGCAGATATGTGGTCGCCAGGCAGAGGATCTCCAGGCCAACGATGCCATACTCGCTGATGCTGTGCAGTGGCGGGAgcctcctcatcgcctcGGCGAACCAGAAGGCCCCCGGGGGACCCCGCACCTCGCGCGGATCTTCTTCCATCAGCTTGCCCATCGCCATGACCAGCAAGTACAGCGTGAACCACGGGGTGTCCATCTGGCGGGCGCGCGAGGCCTGGCTCTGGAATAGCAACGTCATGTTGTCCGTAAAGGTCCGCTGATCGAGGAAGTGCTGCGTGACGCCCATGTACGAGTTGAAGAGGTTCAGCAGCCGGTTCGACTCGGCCTCCTTGGGGAAGGCCTGGTGGGGGATGCCCTTGATCAACTCGTTCGTCGAGGTCCATTCAGGGGTGAAGGGGAGATCTCTCGGGTCCTCGTTCTCGAGGTGCTCGGGGGCATCCCGTTCCGGCGAATCCCGGTCTTTGCCATTGTTCTCGTGGAACAGGCTTCGCAACCGCTGCTCAAACAGCGGCCCTGGTGCGCTCTCTATGGATGCTGTGTTCCGTCCGGCTTTAGTCCACTGTCCACTGTCCACATGTCCACCGTCCATTGCTGCATCTGCTCATCGAAAAGGGCTAGACAAACCATAACTTGGAGGCGGTACTTCGCCGGTCGGTTCAAAAGGCGCAATGCCTGTAGGACTAGGATTTGACACGGCAGCCGATACGCCTCTCGACTGCGGGCTGGGGTGTGGGCGTGGTTGCTTGGCGAGCTCTGCCTGAAGTCAGACTTGGAGCTCTTCACAACAATAACAACGACTGCTGTCCGAATCCAATAAGTGTCTCACCCTTGATTTGGTCTTCGTACCGTGACAACGTGGCCCTCAACTCTGACACGTAGCTACATCATGAATCGTCGGGTTAGCTAGGGCCAACTTTGGAGAAGTCCGATTTCGGAATCAACCCACGCCTCAGAGTACCGCTTCCGCCCATCGCCAAACTCGCAATCCAAATTGTTTCGCGAACAGTTCCTACACGGCTGTTCGCCGGAGCACTTTACTTTGCGTCTGCGGCAAGTGTTGCATCTACGCGTCACACCAACCCCAAACTCGGTCAGCAAGGGCAAGCCCGTCGTTTGGTGTGGGGGGAGAGACTACTAACGCGTTGGCCGACCGGGCTTTGACCGCTGCTTGCGCAGGCATTGCGTCTTCGTTGTCTGTCTCGATCTTGATCTTACGCTTCCTCTTGCGGCTCGAggatgagggcgagggcgaggataAAGATGAGGCTCCTCCGGTCGCTTTGTGAGACTGTTCAGATTCCGTCTCAGTCTCAGTTCACTTGCAAAGTCTTCATGTGATGCCGCCGTTGAGGTAAATTAAAGAATGGAGTGAGAGCGAGAGTAAAACCGTGGGGCCGATAAGAATGACTCGCCTTGGATGAGGGGTCTGGGGTAGCCGATAAGGAGCCCCTGTAACTACTAGTCGACATGGCCATATCCGGTTTATAGCCGCCGCTGGTCTTGAGTATGCGTATATCCCAATTCATGCAGCAATCGGAGCCTGTGCTATGATGGATATGAAGGATGCTGCTGCTTGATCTTGACGAGACCAAACGTCTTGGGGCTTAGCTGAACTTGGTGTTGTACGATGCTCTTTTCACTCTGAAATAGAAACTATGTTCCATGTAGAAGAAAGAAACTGAGGGGTGAAACTGTGCTCTGAGGCGATGTGACCATCTTAACCAAGGAACCTTGTGCTCTTCGGCCCTCAATCCGAGTCCATGGTTCTTCCCCATCTTAGCCCCCCCGGTCCACTTTCGGCTTCAAGCTCCGAGCCAACCCCGAGAGCACTGCCTGTACCATCCACAGAGCGGATGACACGTCTGGTGAGAAGAGACGTATCAATGTCGAAGAGTGTTTTTACCAGAAGCGTGGTAGATGGTCGTATTTATAGCCATGAACGACCCCGTAGAGAGTCGCCGCCACGGATGCTGCTCGGCCCGCTTCCGAGATGCACACTCTTTATACCCCGCCCTGCTCCCGTCTCCTACCCCTAACTTACTTACAGCTTCCGGCAGCGGCCAGTGTCCGACACAACAATTGCAGGCGATGCAAGTATCTTCTCATGTGGGATACTTCAGTCGCAGTACTGTAGGGCTTCCGCATCATTCTATCAACCCCTCCTCTCGTCACCTTGACAATTAACAATCCAGAAGCTGATAACATCACGGAAGAAGGGAACCGGTTTTTTTGGTAACAAGACTGTTGTTATTCTCTGGTTCTCTCAAGAAAACGTTTTATGATATAATTGCCTACGAAAATCTCACCCAACATGCACAAAGCAAATTTGCGCTCGTTAAAGTGTTcccgccatcgccttcgGCTTCCCCACGACTCGTGCCCGACACCCCCTGGTTCTCAATGACGAATGGCTGCGGCCCAGCGTCTACTGGGAAGACGATCCGGACTCAAAATGGTATCAAGTTCGCTGTATTCGCGTGGGTTATGCCAAAAGATCAACCCCGTTGTCGATTTCCGTGCATTTAAGCGCTCTGGGTGGGAGCGGGAGGAGCGCCcgagggaggagggccgGTGGGAGTACCGGTGGGCTTGGGGGGAGGAGTGCCGCTGGGGGCGACACCCTCAGCCTGAGCACCGGTAGGGCGAGGTCCAGAAGGGGGAGCGCCGGAAGGAGGAGCACCAGAGGGCGGGGTGCCAGCGGGAGGAGCAGGGCGTGAAGACTCctcgcggcgctgctgctgagcgGGAGCGGAGGGAGCGCCggagggaggagggccgGTGGGGGTTCCAGTAGgcttgggaggggggttgcCGGAGGGAGCTGCACCCTCGGCCTGAGCACCGCTGGGACGGGGAGGCGGGGTGCCGGAAGGAGGAGCACCGGAAGGAGGGGCGCCGGTCGGCTTGGTGCCAGTAGGAgcggcgtcttcggcgcggcgggcgttGCCGGTGGGAGCGGGAACATCGCTAGGGGGGGCCCCAGAGGGAGGGGAGCCGGAAGGAGCACCGGATGGAGGAGGACCGCTGGGACGGACACCGGAGGGCGCACCCTCTGCCTGAGCGCCGCTGgggcgagggggaggagtgCCCGAAGGAGGAGCTCCAGAAGGAGGGGCGCCGGAAGGGGGAGCGCCAGTCGGCCTGGTGCCGGAAGGCGCAGCACCATCAGCGCGCTTGGCATTGGTAGGCTTGGGACCGTCGCTGGGAGGGGCACCAGAGGGGGGGGCACCAGAGGGGGGGGCACCAGAGGGGGGGGCACCAGAGGGGGGAGCAccagaaggaggagggccagTAGGAGCAGCACCCTCGGCGTGAGCGCCCGTAGGACGGGGACCAGAGGGAGGAGTGCCCGAAGGAGGGGCCCCGGATGGAGGAGCCCCTGACGGCTTCACGCCAGAGGGATCGGCACGCCTGGCGTTACCCGTGGGAGCAGGAGCATCGTTGGGAGGAGCTCCAGACGGGGGAACTccagagggaggggggccgCTCGGGCGAACGCCAGAAGGAGGCGCGCCGCTGGGAGGAACACCGGTaggggcggcgccggcatcctgAGCACCGAAGTTTCCATGGGGGCCACCGCTTGGCTGAGCGACGCCGCTCGGGCGAGGGGGCGGAGTGCCGCTGGGAGGGGCTCCGCTCGGCGGGGACGGGAGGGCCGAGTTCTGGCGACGGTTCATGAGGCCCCCGCGGCGCCGGTTCTGGGCCGGTGGAGTGCCGCTCGGTGGGGCGCCACTAGGGGGCGGGCCGGTGGGCTTGAAGGTTCCGGAGGGGcgcgggggaggggtgcCGCTCGGGGGTGCCCCATTGCCCTGGGGCGGCGGGGCGAGGCCGGTGCCGGAGGGGGGCGTGCCGGAGGCCtgaggcgccggcgccgcgtgGCCGATGGCCGCAATGGCGGTGACAAGGGCGAAAATGAGGTTGGAACGCATCCTGGCGTAAGTGATGAAGTGAAGGGTTTGGAAGGAGATGGTTGAAGCAAAAAAGAAGGGACAAGAGCGTGGTGTCGAACAAAAAGAGGTGGGTGGttgagaaagaaaaggaagcTGCTGAAGAGATGGGAAAAGGTAAGATGAGATGGAGTATGGCGATGAGAAGGAAACACGGGTTTGAGTATGACGGATGTCCATCGTGTTTATATCTTTTCTGATGCCATACTGGTGGCTCGACTTACACTATGAGACAAGCCCAGTATGTCTTCGACTGCGAGAGTGGACGGCAACCCGGTCCAGCTCGGTAGTTCGAACCCCCCCGCGGCTCGCTCACGGCTCTGGCAGACTGGGCCAGGCCATATTCCGCGACGCTATGATCGAGAATCACGGAGAAAGGCCCCATTGCCCGGTGGGGAGCTGATGCAACGCTTGACTGGGCATAGTGCTCCGTGGCATGTCCGCTT from Colletotrichum higginsianum IMI 349063 chromosome 3, whole genome shotgun sequence includes the following:
- a CDS encoding Malate synthase, which codes for MSQSTTSTLDSVSILGAGNDASRRILTKDAVKFLAILHRSFEPTRRHLLKLREERQVETDKGRLPDFLPETRHIRDDKNWKGAAPAPGLVDRRVEITGPTDRKMVVNALNSDVWAYMADFEDSNGPTWDNMIYGQANLYDAVRRQVDFRLGEKEYKLRTDRALPTLIARTRGWHLDEKHFTVDGEPISGALFDFGLYFFHNAKELISRGAGPYFYLPKMESHLEARLWNDVFNTAQDYVGIPRGTIRATVLIETISAVFEMDEIIYELRDHSSGLNCGRWDYIFTFLKRFRNRPGFILPDRADVTMTVPFMDAYVRLLISTCHKRGVHAMGGMAALIPRKDDPAANAKAMDSVRADKLREVLAGHDGTWVAHPALASIASDVFNEHMPTANQIFVRSEVDVKRDDLLNPVVPGRITDDGVRKNLHITLAYMEGWLRGVGCSAINYLMEDAATAEVSRTQLWQWVRHGVSTAEGTKLDKTTMLSILDDVTSELINASPPNNKYELAAKYLRPQVTGEEYANFVTTLLYDEITSLGPSWKL
- a CDS encoding Zn 2cys6 transcription factor; the encoded protein is MNWDIRILKTSGGYKPDMAMSTSSYRGSLSATPDPSSKSHKATGGASSLSSPSPSSSSRKRKRKIKIETDNEDAMPAQAAVKARSANARKVKCSGEQPCRNCSRNNLDCEFGDGRKRYSEAWVDSEIGLLQSWP
- a CDS encoding Fungal specific transcription factor, which gives rise to MDGGHVDSGQWTKAGRNTASIESAPGPLFEQRLRSLFHENNGKDRDSPERDAPEHLENEDPRDLPFTPEWTSTNELIKGIPHQAFPKEAESNRLLNLFNSYMGVTQHFLDQRTFTDNMTLLFQSQASRARQMDTPWFTLYLLVMAMGKLMEEDPREVRGPPGAFWFAEAMRRLPPLHSISEYGIVGLEILCLATTYLQWNDRKNDSYFFVGTTVRLALTLGCNLPFSEQKCLPSERAHRMRVWWTVYMLDQRISAGLGRPASVDDRHLSFDLPGPSPGFDSPEPLNVNVQIARTTGEIMSSLYSRGALSQADLVRKMRNLLQSLHDTGRSIPANLAIDFSNKQFEVTRAGASLYLRLFQAIILCIRPILLQKVKDKVQKTEKQGSVSSAISQLCLLCNESALRIIRILMAMQRQEEIAPFAFFDLDAAFAAAFVLIMRGFAHKNDSQKPPPQELFQAIEFMEYLSQAGNNAAAQRLKDVRQFSAHVWVNVVAFDKDHDVQMGESGEEAGGVPHAGNTPGSVLPGQSDQQPSASQMPLTTPTPSSSVPSWEGEMFGGPDADTYGADTLFGLNLDENLEQAFGLEAAEGIYNSFNDPTLPLTGVDQLDWAELEKMMAPGGYGS